The genome window CGAAAGCGAGAGGAAGGCCCGCCCCTCCGAGACCATGGAGCCCAGGGCCGGGAAGGGGGGCTGGATGCCCAGGCCCAGGAACGACAAAGCCGCCTCGGCCAGCACCGCATAGGCAAAGCGCAGCGTGACCTCCACGATGAGGGGGGCGGCCGCGTTGGGCAGGATGGTGCGGAAGATCATGCGGGCATCTGAAGCGCCCATGGCCCGCCCGGCCTCCACGTAAAGTTCCTCGCGCACGGTTAGAACGGCGGCCCGGGCTACCCGGATGAAGGGCCCCACAAACACCACCGAGATGGCCAGCACCAGGTTGATGAAGCCGCCCCCCAAAAAAGCCAGAAAGGCGATGGCCAGCAGGATGGCCGGGTAGGCGATCAGGATGTCGGCCAGGCGGGAGATGGTCAGGTCGAGCCAGCCCCTGAAGTAGCCGGCCAGCAGGCCCAGGGTGCCGCCCACCAGCAACCCTGCCAGCACCGAGACCGCCGCTACCGAGAGCGAAAAGCGCGCGCCATAGAGCACCCTCGAGAGCAGGTCGCGCCCGTACTGGTCGGTGCCCAGCCAGTGCTCGGGGGAGGGGCCGCTGAGGCGGTTGGGGGGGTCGAACTTGAGGGGGTCCCAGGGGGCAATGATGGGGGCCAGGAGCGCGCCCAGCAGCACCACCAGGGTGATGAGGCCGCCAATGACGGCAGAGCGGTTGCGCAGCAAAGCCCGGACGACCAGGGCCAGATGGGAGTTGGGGGAAGCAGTGGTCATGAT of Meiothermus sp. contains these proteins:
- a CDS encoding ABC transporter permease; the protein is MTTASPNSHLALVVRALLRNRSAVIGGLITLVVLLGALLAPIIAPWDPLKFDPPNRLSGPSPEHWLGTDQYGRDLLSRVLYGARFSLSVAAVSVLAGLLVGGTLGLLAGYFRGWLDLTISRLADILIAYPAILLAIAFLAFLGGGFINLVLAISVVFVGPFIRVARAAVLTVREELYVEAGRAMGASDARMIFRTILPNAAAPLIVEVTLRFAYAVLAEAALSFLGLGIQPPFPALGSMVSEGRAFLSLSPWGSLVPGCAIVLMVLGFNLLGDGLRDALDPRLQKA